One stretch of Nitrospirota bacterium DNA includes these proteins:
- a CDS encoding AAA family ATPase, with translation MGKVITIVNQKGGVGKTTTAINLAASLALAEKEILVIDTDPQGNSSSGLGIARENVGMNLYDVYAGRCGIRDALTPTAVEHLSILPSTIDLLGVEVELVGKEDRESILYNAVSVIKDSYRYIFIDCPPSLGLLTLNALVAADSVLIPVQCEYYALEGLGLLSKTLHRVRGSLNPNLEIEGIILTMYDPRNNLSQEVAREVRKHFGEKVFTTVIPRNVTLGEAPSHGIPAILYDIRSKGAQSYLSLAKEMLHENGIGQRA, from the coding sequence ATGGGGAAGGTTATTACAATAGTCAATCAGAAAGGCGGAGTGGGAAAGACCACGACAGCCATTAATCTTGCCGCGTCCCTTGCGCTTGCCGAAAAGGAAATACTCGTTATCGATACCGACCCGCAGGGAAATTCATCCTCAGGGCTCGGCATAGCACGGGAAAATGTCGGTATGAACCTGTATGACGTATATGCAGGCAGATGCGGAATCAGGGATGCATTAACGCCCACCGCGGTGGAACACCTGAGCATCCTCCCTTCCACGATCGACCTTCTTGGTGTGGAAGTGGAACTGGTTGGAAAAGAGGACCGGGAAAGTATATTATACAATGCGGTTAGTGTGATAAAAGACAGTTATCGGTATATTTTTATTGATTGTCCGCCTTCTCTGGGGCTGCTTACGCTGAATGCACTTGTTGCAGCAGACTCTGTGCTCATCCCTGTACAGTGCGAATACTATGCCCTCGAAGGATTAGGGCTTTTATCAAAGACATTGCACAGGGTGAGGGGGTCCCTGAATCCGAACCTGGAAATTGAAGGCATCATCCTGACCATGTATGATCCAAGGAACAATCTGTCCCAGGAAGTTGCCAGGGAAGTCAGAAAGCATTTCGGGGAAAAGGTTTTCACGACGGTAATACCGAGGAATGTGACGCTTGGTGAAGCGCCGAGTCACGGTATCCCGGCGATTCTTTATGACATTCGATCCAAGGGTGCACAGAGTTATCTGTCACTTGCAAAGGAGATGCTGCATGAAAACGGCATTGGGCAAAGGGCTTGA
- a CDS encoding DUF72 domain-containing protein, with product MADLRIGCSGFLYDHWRGTFYPEDVTKNRWLPYYSKHFSTIELNVTFYRLPERETFAKWYRSTPDEFIFSLKGSRFITHVKKLKDCAEPIEAFFSRASVLKEKLGVVLWQFPPTFNLDLDRFKEFLEALEPYGTRNTFEFRNKTWINKKVFTLLEKQNAAPCMADHPEFLKDLPVTSDFIYIRRHGKEGSHTTSYSAEALKEDAKYVKSHLKMKSDIFVYFNNDAFGYAPLNAAELISLTRNKKKKKKK from the coding sequence ATGGCCGACCTACGGATAGGGTGCAGTGGTTTTCTCTACGATCACTGGAGAGGAACGTTTTACCCTGAAGATGTCACAAAAAACCGTTGGCTTCCCTATTACAGCAAGCATTTTTCGACCATAGAGCTCAATGTAACCTTCTACCGCCTCCCTGAACGGGAGACCTTTGCAAAGTGGTACCGTTCAACGCCTGACGAGTTTATTTTTTCGCTGAAAGGCAGCAGGTTCATCACCCATGTAAAAAAACTCAAGGACTGTGCAGAGCCTATTGAGGCGTTTTTTTCGAGGGCATCGGTGCTGAAAGAAAAACTTGGCGTGGTACTGTGGCAGTTCCCGCCTACCTTTAATCTCGATCTTGACCGCTTCAAGGAATTCCTTGAAGCACTGGAACCCTATGGCACAAGAAACACGTTCGAATTCCGGAACAAGACCTGGATTAATAAAAAGGTCTTCACGCTTCTCGAAAAGCAGAATGCAGCCCCCTGTATGGCAGACCACCCGGAGTTTCTGAAAGACCTTCCCGTGACCTCTGATTTCATCTATATCCGGAGACACGGAAAAGAAGGCAGCCATACAACTTCATACAGCGCAGAAGCGCTGAAGGAAGATGCAAAATATGTGAAATCCCACCTGAAGATGAAAAGTGATATCTTTGTGTATTTCAATAACGATGCGTTCGGATACGCTCCCCTGAATGCCGCGGAACTGATTTCCCTCACAAGGAATAAAAAGAAAAAGAAGAAAAAATAA
- a CDS encoding ParB/RepB/Spo0J family partition protein, whose translation MKTALGKGLEALIPERGDEVVHLDIDRIFPGEQQPRKTFRDDSLRELAASITEKGVLQPVIVSRVGDGSFRLVTGERRWRAAALAGLKKLPALIKNVASKDSLEIALIENIQREDLNPIEAAEAFSKLITEFKLTQEDLSDRVGKDRATIANYLRLLKLPDEVKSLVYNGSLSMGHAKAVLGIEGKANQIDAARKIVRKGLSVRESEHLTKKISRPPKLHPERDPQITSLEEKLIKNLGTRVRILNKGRKGKIEIEYYSFEELERLLDVLLGP comes from the coding sequence ATGAAAACGGCATTGGGCAAAGGGCTTGAGGCATTAATCCCTGAGAGGGGAGATGAGGTTGTACATCTGGATATAGACCGTATCTTCCCGGGTGAACAGCAGCCGAGAAAGACCTTCAGGGATGATTCGCTCAGGGAACTTGCAGCTTCGATAACGGAAAAAGGGGTACTTCAGCCGGTAATCGTCTCCCGGGTAGGTGACGGTTCTTTCAGGCTTGTTACCGGTGAGCGCAGATGGAGGGCTGCCGCGCTGGCAGGCTTGAAGAAACTCCCCGCCCTGATCAAGAACGTGGCTTCGAAAGACTCCCTGGAAATAGCCCTTATAGAAAACATTCAAAGGGAAGATCTGAACCCGATTGAAGCTGCTGAAGCCTTCAGCAAGCTCATCACTGAATTCAAGCTGACCCAGGAGGACCTCTCTGACAGAGTCGGCAAAGACAGGGCAACTATTGCCAATTATCTGCGTCTCCTGAAGCTGCCTGATGAGGTGAAATCGCTTGTGTACAACGGTTCTCTCAGTATGGGGCACGCGAAGGCAGTACTCGGCATCGAGGGAAAAGCGAATCAGATCGATGCAGCCCGGAAAATTGTGAGAAAAGGCCTCAGTGTCAGGGAATCCGAGCACCTGACAAAAAAGATATCACGACCGCCAAAGCTACATCCGGAGAGAGATCCCCAGATTACTTCTCTCGAAGAAAAGTTGATCAAGAACCTCGGAACCCGGGTAAGAATACTCAACAAAGGCAGGAAAGGCAAGATCGAGATAGAGTATTATTCGTTTGAAGAGCTCGAAAGGCTTCTTGATGTCCTGCTGGGACCCTGA
- a CDS encoding type III pantothenate kinase, with translation MILAIDIGNSSINLGIFTSSALFVRKFDTFPLLPPAEYTALVNQFIAEKHVEKKAEGIIISSVVPGHTKVFMRVFAGISSRKPLTVSHALKTGLAFRIPNPGELGADRIANAAAAYEFSRDAVAVVDCGTATTISIVDRDGNYTGGAIMPGIRLMNESLARGASQLFEVPVRPPVSALGTSTAECIQAGLIFGTAGAVERILKETEKEAGCRLKTVVTGGYGEMMSGFLTRTHVLLPFLTLEGLHIIYRKNTDA, from the coding sequence ATGATACTCGCCATTGACATAGGCAACTCTTCGATAAATTTAGGTATTTTCACTTCATCAGCGCTGTTCGTCAGGAAGTTTGATACCTTTCCGCTGCTGCCTCCTGCAGAATACACGGCACTGGTGAATCAGTTTATCGCAGAAAAACATGTGGAAAAAAAAGCCGAAGGGATTATAATATCTTCTGTCGTGCCGGGCCATACAAAGGTATTCATGAGGGTTTTCGCCGGGATTTCCTCCCGTAAGCCACTCACAGTCAGTCACGCATTAAAAACCGGCCTTGCATTCAGGATCCCGAATCCCGGTGAACTGGGCGCAGACAGAATAGCAAATGCTGCAGCAGCATACGAATTTTCCCGAGATGCTGTTGCAGTGGTCGACTGTGGCACTGCCACAACAATAAGCATTGTCGATAGAGATGGGAATTATACTGGCGGAGCCATCATGCCGGGAATCCGGCTGATGAACGAGTCTTTGGCCAGAGGAGCGTCGCAACTGTTCGAGGTGCCGGTTCGGCCACCGGTATCCGCTCTCGGCACTTCTACCGCAGAATGCATTCAGGCAGGGTTGATCTTTGGGACCGCGGGCGCTGTGGAAAGAATTCTGAAGGAAACTGAAAAAGAAGCCGGCTGCCGTCTGAAGACAGTCGTGACAGGAGGGTATGGTGAAATGATGTCAGGTTTTCTCACAAGGACGCATGTTCTCCTGCCTTTCCTTACACTCGAGGGCCTTCATATCATTTACAGGAAAAACACGGATGCATGA
- a CDS encoding MBL fold metallo-hydrolase, which translates to MRNNASVRVSRQREKGVCTMVEDIHWLGHDTFKIVGEKVIYTDPFKIKKKDTADIILITHEHFDHCSPDDVKMLQGPETVIVATADCAKKLTGTVKTVKPGDALTVAGVDIKVVPSYNTDKKFHPKENNWVGYIFTVKGRRIYIAGDTDYIPEMKNFKVDIALLPISGTYVMTAAEAVKAALDIKPKIAIPMHFGSIVGSQKDAHAFAEGLKGKIEVVILKEE; encoded by the coding sequence ATGAGAAACAATGCGTCTGTCCGTGTGTCACGGCAGAGGGAAAAGGGGGTATGCACCATGGTAGAGGATATTCACTGGCTCGGACATGATACGTTTAAAATTGTCGGAGAAAAGGTCATTTATACGGATCCCTTCAAGATAAAGAAAAAGGATACTGCAGATATCATCCTGATTACCCACGAGCATTTCGACCATTGTTCTCCCGATGATGTGAAGATGCTCCAGGGGCCGGAAACCGTCATCGTTGCCACGGCCGACTGCGCAAAAAAACTGACAGGTACGGTAAAGACTGTCAAACCAGGAGATGCGCTCACGGTTGCCGGCGTCGATATTAAGGTAGTGCCTTCCTATAATACCGATAAGAAGTTCCATCCGAAGGAAAACAACTGGGTAGGATATATTTTTACCGTGAAAGGCCGTCGGATATACATTGCAGGCGATACAGACTATATCCCCGAGATGAAGAACTTCAAGGTCGATATTGCCCTGCTGCCTATATCAGGCACGTATGTGATGACCGCAGCAGAAGCAGTGAAGGCTGCCCTTGATATCAAACCAAAGATTGCGATACCCATGCATTTCGGTTCGATAGTCGGCTCACAGAAAGACGCGCACGCGTTCGCTGAAGGACTGAAGGGAAAAATCGAGGTTGTGATCCTGAAAGAAGAATAA
- a CDS encoding biotin--[acetyl-CoA-carboxylase] ligase — protein sequence MQPADIREGIKGSVGKEILYFEKVGSTNALALDIAEKVTDGTVVLADSQEKGKGRLGRIWLSPPGVNVYLSVILKPALTSRDAALLTFMAAVAGVHALRRTSGLEIRIKWPNDLVVSERKLGGILTETKIERQRILVAVIGIGLNVNMDIDAFPADLLHTATSVKIETGRIFPRERIIAEILNEMDRWYTELKGKKREILLHEWQRLTSTLGRHVTAIVGKEAYTGLADSVDDEGRLIIRLPSGRTRKISSGDITILR from the coding sequence GTGCAACCGGCTGATATACGTGAAGGAATTAAGGGGAGCGTAGGAAAAGAGATACTCTATTTCGAAAAGGTCGGCTCCACAAATGCACTCGCCCTGGATATCGCCGAAAAAGTCACTGACGGCACTGTGGTGCTTGCTGACAGCCAGGAAAAGGGGAAAGGCCGTCTCGGCAGAATCTGGTTGTCACCCCCGGGGGTAAATGTATATCTGAGCGTTATCCTGAAGCCTGCACTCACCTCAAGGGATGCTGCCCTCCTCACCTTTATGGCTGCCGTGGCCGGTGTACATGCTCTGAGAAGAACCTCAGGACTTGAGATAAGGATCAAATGGCCGAACGATCTGGTGGTATCTGAAAGGAAACTGGGAGGGATTCTCACTGAGACAAAAATCGAACGTCAGAGGATACTTGTTGCGGTAATCGGGATCGGCCTCAACGTAAATATGGATATTGATGCATTTCCGGCAGATCTTCTTCATACGGCAACTTCAGTCAAGATTGAAACCGGCCGCATCTTTCCCAGAGAAAGGATTATTGCGGAGATCCTGAATGAAATGGACAGATGGTATACAGAACTCAAAGGAAAAAAGAGAGAAATCCTCCTTCACGAATGGCAGCGCCTCACCTCCACGTTAGGGAGACATGTCACTGCGATTGTTGGCAAGGAGGCATATACCGGATTAGCGGACTCCGTTGACGACGAGGGAAGGCTCATTATCCGTCTTCCTTCCGGCCGGACAAGGAAGATAAGCTCCGGTGATATCACGATACTCAGATGA
- a CDS encoding Mov34/MPN/PAD-1 family protein, producing the protein MRVYLSENAFLDLLLSSAEVYRKECFGFLLGYKLEDRFIVEHAFSVQTAHRKHKGVEYTNKNHRKIEPILARFNKLQKIGDFHSHTQFGPTKGLPIPSEEDIRGMMPNCVYLIVAINNNEKTMSWGENRDGTISGTVSRFFFKISAHFLNGETAVKRAKIHCPFPPGF; encoded by the coding sequence ATGCGGGTATACCTCTCGGAGAACGCGTTTCTGGATCTGCTTCTCAGCTCTGCAGAGGTGTACAGGAAAGAATGTTTTGGTTTTCTTTTGGGCTACAAACTTGAGGACAGGTTCATAGTTGAACATGCCTTCAGTGTCCAGACCGCACACAGAAAACACAAGGGGGTCGAATATACCAACAAGAACCACAGGAAGATAGAACCGATTCTCGCCCGGTTCAATAAACTGCAGAAAATAGGGGATTTTCACTCTCACACACAGTTCGGTCCGACGAAAGGCCTTCCCATACCGAGCGAGGAAGACATCAGGGGCATGATGCCCAATTGTGTGTATCTCATAGTTGCGATCAACAATAATGAGAAGACCATGTCATGGGGTGAAAACAGAGACGGTACGATATCCGGTACAGTAAGCAGATTCTTCTTCAAAATATCCGCGCATTTTCTGAATGGCGAAACTGCGGTAAAACGTGCGAAGATTCATTGCCCGTTCCCTCCAGGATTCTAA
- a CDS encoding HIT domain-containing protein: MHELRKDILLGRWVAVTSESRHPSYYTAAVPEKADESNCVLCSGRESETPPEIVSVRKTGTGGWWVRALPSFKPIFQVEGDLGRKGVGIYDKMNSIGANEILVESPEHTVRPEDMGLEQMIRVITLYRDRVADLEKDSRLRYILIYKDAGKEAGEVFSHPLSNLMATPVIPKTVKDELDNAKQYFAYKERCIFCDIISEELRVGERIILETRNFLAFCPYAAQFPFESWIIPKRHCCAFHEISYDEIEDMGLMLMSVLKKLRKVLNEPPYNYFIHTAPNMVPRRNHWHTLGEDFHWHLEIIPRLLRTSGFEWGSGFCILPTSPENAAKYLREVE; the protein is encoded by the coding sequence ATGCATGAGCTGAGAAAAGATATCCTGCTCGGACGATGGGTTGCAGTTACCTCGGAATCCAGACACCCCTCTTACTATACCGCTGCTGTCCCCGAAAAAGCTGATGAAAGCAACTGTGTTCTCTGCTCCGGTCGGGAATCCGAGACACCTCCGGAAATAGTTTCCGTAAGAAAAACCGGCACCGGCGGATGGTGGGTCCGGGCACTTCCGAGTTTCAAACCGATTTTTCAGGTAGAAGGGGACCTCGGCCGCAAAGGGGTCGGCATCTATGACAAAATGAACAGCATCGGGGCGAACGAAATCCTCGTCGAATCTCCTGAACATACTGTAAGACCCGAAGACATGGGGCTTGAGCAGATGATACGGGTGATTACCCTCTACCGGGACCGTGTGGCTGACCTCGAAAAAGACTCCCGCCTGAGGTATATATTGATATACAAGGATGCGGGAAAAGAGGCAGGCGAGGTCTTTTCGCATCCTCTTTCAAACCTCATGGCAACCCCTGTGATACCCAAGACAGTCAAGGATGAACTGGACAATGCAAAACAGTACTTTGCCTATAAAGAAAGATGCATCTTCTGTGATATAATTAGTGAAGAATTGAGGGTCGGCGAGAGGATAATCCTCGAAACGAGGAATTTTTTGGCCTTTTGTCCTTACGCAGCCCAATTCCCTTTTGAATCATGGATAATTCCAAAAAGACACTGTTGTGCATTTCATGAGATTTCGTATGATGAAATAGAGGATATGGGCCTGATGCTGATGTCTGTGCTGAAAAAACTCCGGAAAGTCCTTAATGAACCACCCTATAACTATTTCATTCATACTGCCCCGAATATGGTTCCGAGGAGAAACCACTGGCATACGCTTGGTGAGGATTTTCACTGGCACCTGGAAATAATACCTCGGCTTTTAAGGACAAGCGGGTTTGAATGGGGTTCAGGATTTTGTATCCTTCCCACATCACCGGAAAATGCAGCAAAATATCTTAGGGAGGTTGAATAA
- a CDS encoding universal stress protein: MEIKSILFPTDFSDGASQALKYAVDMANRYGAKLHIIHVIYDIAKASGWYVPHISVDQMYKEIEEGAKKELERFGVEELSGVKNLERSVIMGVPHEEIVNYANKNKIDLIVIATHGRKGIDRILFGSTAAQVVRFAPCPVLTVRLPMY, from the coding sequence ATGGAAATCAAAAGTATTCTTTTTCCGACCGATTTTTCTGATGGAGCATCTCAGGCACTGAAGTATGCTGTGGACATGGCAAACCGTTACGGAGCAAAGCTCCATATTATCCACGTAATCTATGACATTGCAAAGGCCTCAGGGTGGTATGTGCCGCACATATCTGTTGACCAGATGTACAAGGAAATTGAAGAGGGTGCAAAAAAAGAACTTGAGAGGTTCGGTGTTGAAGAGCTCAGCGGAGTGAAAAACCTGGAGCGCAGCGTCATTATGGGTGTCCCTCATGAAGAAATCGTGAACTATGCCAACAAAAACAAAATCGACCTTATTGTTATTGCCACACACGGGAGAAAAGGGATCGACAGGATTCTTTTCGGAAGCACCGCAGCGCAGGTTGTACGGTTCGCACCCTGCCCTGTACTTACCGTCAGGCTCCCGATGTACTAG
- a CDS encoding FAD-dependent oxidoreductase produces MQEHTDIYDVVIIGGGPAGLTAGQYTSRAKLKTVILDKSSTAGALAYSSRIENYPGLTHAVPGKELLDIMRKQAIEFGAEYVETQVVGVNFSGEVKEAITMDRAYSGKTMIIATGSMGRKASIKGEAEFLGRGVSYCAICDAAFYRGFRVCVIGNSEEAVKEAGVLTRFAETVYLVSPTKLHVEDHPALHEPNIKVMTGYTVASIEGTELVEKIRMIDADKKETELEVAGVFVYLHGNKPVIDFLYGALETGEEGCIPVNNMMETSVPGVFAAGDVTCTEVRQVVVAASNGCIAALSAEKFIYKRKRLKMDWAK; encoded by the coding sequence ATGCAGGAACATACAGATATCTATGATGTCGTCATCATCGGAGGCGGGCCTGCCGGCCTTACTGCAGGCCAGTACACATCCAGGGCAAAATTAAAGACCGTCATCCTTGATAAATCATCGACTGCAGGAGCACTTGCGTATTCGAGCAGGATTGAAAATTATCCCGGTCTCACCCATGCTGTCCCCGGCAAGGAGCTGCTTGACATCATGAGAAAACAGGCGATTGAGTTTGGTGCCGAATATGTCGAGACACAGGTTGTGGGAGTCAACTTTTCGGGTGAGGTGAAAGAGGCGATTACCATGGACAGGGCATACAGCGGCAAGACAATGATCATCGCCACCGGGTCCATGGGAAGGAAAGCAAGCATTAAGGGTGAGGCAGAGTTCCTCGGAAGAGGAGTCAGTTACTGTGCCATCTGTGACGCTGCATTCTACAGAGGATTCAGGGTCTGTGTTATCGGAAATTCAGAAGAGGCGGTGAAAGAAGCAGGAGTACTTACGAGATTTGCAGAGACCGTCTATCTGGTATCTCCCACAAAGCTTCACGTAGAGGATCACCCCGCGCTGCACGAACCGAACATTAAAGTGATGACAGGATACACGGTTGCCTCAATTGAGGGGACCGAACTGGTGGAAAAAATCAGGATGATTGATGCAGACAAAAAGGAAACCGAACTCGAGGTGGCAGGAGTATTTGTCTATCTGCACGGGAACAAGCCGGTAATAGACTTCCTTTACGGAGCACTCGAGACCGGCGAAGAAGGCTGCATCCCTGTCAATAACATGATGGAGACATCGGTTCCGGGAGTTTTTGCTGCAGGTGATGTGACCTGTACTGAAGTCAGGCAGGTGGTGGTTGCCGCATCAAACGGCTGTATCGCGGCACTGTCAGCGGAGAAATTCATATACAAGAGAAAGCGGCTGAAGATGGACTGGGCGAAATAG